One stretch of Chryseobacterium sp. LJ668 DNA includes these proteins:
- a CDS encoding rhamnogalacturonidase: MKFQNTSNFILSLFALFIFSASVKSQDLFPDGTKIPKWFKENKPTDISKLGKKYILTANGMKNDSTILQTKELQAIIDLAAKNGGGVVVVPKGTFLISSVFFKQGTHLHLENGAKLKGSDNINDFPVVTTRMEGQTVKYFPALINADGLDGFTISGKGTLDGNGLRFWKSFWKRREWNPKCTNMDEMRPRILYVSNSKNIQIEGITIKNSPFWSTHYYKSDFVKLLNLTILAPKKPVKAPSTDAIDIDACTNFLVKNCYLSVNDDAIALKGGKGPKADKDPNNGENRNIIIEDNTFGFCHSALTCGSESIHNYNIIFRNSTVNGASRLLHLKMRPDTPQHYEYITVENIKGNVKTFLYVKGWSQFFDLKGEEAPKKRLANNIVLKNIDISCETGFDIEKSDLYELKDFTFENLKIKAIKPKEENLEVIKSLKKDKVSIIQVASLAQSYDKKDDSDIAAK; the protein is encoded by the coding sequence GATCTATTCCCCGACGGTACAAAAATTCCAAAATGGTTTAAAGAAAATAAACCGACCGACATTAGCAAATTAGGTAAAAAATACATCCTTACTGCTAATGGAATGAAGAACGACAGTACAATTCTCCAGACCAAAGAACTTCAGGCAATCATCGATTTGGCAGCTAAAAATGGAGGTGGAGTTGTTGTGGTTCCAAAAGGGACATTTCTCATCAGTTCTGTTTTCTTCAAACAAGGAACACATTTGCATTTAGAAAATGGGGCGAAACTAAAAGGAAGCGACAATATCAATGACTTTCCGGTGGTGACTACAAGGATGGAAGGTCAAACTGTTAAATATTTTCCGGCTTTGATTAACGCAGATGGATTAGACGGTTTCACGATTTCAGGAAAGGGAACACTTGATGGAAACGGACTTCGTTTCTGGAAATCATTCTGGAAAAGACGCGAATGGAATCCCAAATGTACCAATATGGATGAAATGAGGCCTAGAATTCTCTATGTTTCCAATTCTAAAAATATTCAGATTGAAGGAATAACGATTAAAAATTCACCATTCTGGAGCACTCATTACTACAAAAGTGATTTTGTAAAATTATTAAATTTGACAATCTTAGCTCCGAAAAAACCTGTAAAAGCACCAAGTACGGATGCAATCGACATCGATGCTTGTACAAATTTCTTGGTTAAAAATTGTTATCTTTCAGTAAATGATGATGCCATCGCTTTAAAAGGCGGAAAAGGCCCGAAAGCCGACAAAGATCCAAATAATGGTGAAAACAGAAATATCATCATTGAAGATAATACTTTCGGATTCTGCCATTCTGCATTGACTTGCGGAAGCGAATCGATTCACAATTACAATATCATTTTCAGAAATTCAACCGTGAATGGTGCTTCAAGATTATTGCACTTGAAAATGCGTCCTGATACGCCGCAACATTATGAATACATCACTGTTGAAAATATCAAAGGAAACGTAAAAACTTTCTTATATGTAAAAGGCTGGAGCCAGTTTTTTGATTTGAAAGGAGAAGAAGCGCCGAAAAAGAGATTGGCAAATAATATTGTTTTAAAAAATATCGATATCAGTTGTGAAACCGGTTTTGATATTGAAAAATCAGACTTATACGAGCTGAAAGATTTTACTTTTGAAAACCTGAAAATAAAAGCAATAAAGCCTAAAGAAGAAAATTTAGAGGTGATCAAAAGTCTGAAGAAGGACAAAGTCTCTATAATTCAAGTTGCTTCTTTAGCTCAGTCATATGATAAAAAAGACGATTCCGACATTGCCGCAAAATGA